One window of the Mycobacterium haemophilum DSM 44634 genome contains the following:
- a CDS encoding YhgE/Pip domain-containing protein, with translation MSQPQPRHAASDPTRDAKAVRTVRFWAAPIVITLALMSALAALYLGGILNPTTNLRHFPIAVVNEDAGPAGAQIVDGLLAGLDKNKFDIRVVSYREAQQLLDSAGVYGLAVIPPTFSSQLRDFGASAVLPTHADRPVITVSTNPRAGTLGSSIAGQILTQAMTVVNSKVGQRLTTEVAAQTGGAQLTGASALGLTNPIDVKSTIYNPLPNGTGNGLSAFYYALLLLLAGFTGSIVVSTLVDSMLGYIPAEFGPVYRYAEQINISRFRTLLVKWGLMVALALLTSAVYLSIAHGLGMPIPLGWQLWLYGVFAISAVGITSSSLIAVLGSMGLLVSMLIFVILGLPSAGATVPLEAVPPFFRWLAEFEPMHQVFLGVRSLLYLKGHADAGMSQALLMTALGMAIGLLLGGVVTRIYDRGGYHRIPGAVGMAIAEWHQAKHQARLRPHENSSEQT, from the coding sequence ATGTCTCAACCGCAGCCACGACACGCCGCGTCCGACCCTACCCGCGATGCAAAAGCGGTACGGACCGTGCGGTTCTGGGCGGCACCGATCGTCATCACGTTGGCCCTGATGTCGGCACTGGCTGCGCTGTATCTGGGCGGAATCTTGAATCCGACAACCAACCTGCGGCATTTCCCCATCGCTGTGGTGAACGAGGATGCCGGACCGGCGGGTGCACAGATTGTCGATGGCCTGCTCGCCGGATTGGATAAGAACAAGTTCGACATCCGGGTGGTTTCCTACCGCGAGGCACAGCAGCTGCTGGACAGCGCCGGAGTGTATGGCTTGGCCGTGATACCGCCAACCTTTTCGTCGCAGCTGCGGGATTTCGGGGCCAGCGCGGTCCTGCCCACCCATGCGGATCGGCCGGTAATCACGGTCTCAACCAACCCGCGTGCAGGCACGCTGGGATCTAGCATCGCCGGCCAGATCCTCACCCAGGCAATGACTGTGGTCAATAGCAAAGTGGGCCAACGACTTACGACGGAGGTCGCAGCTCAGACCGGCGGGGCACAACTGACCGGAGCGTCGGCGCTGGGTCTGACCAATCCAATTGATGTCAAGTCCACCATTTACAACCCGTTGCCGAATGGCACCGGCAACGGGTTATCCGCTTTCTACTACGCCCTCTTGCTACTACTGGCGGGCTTTACCGGCAGCATTGTGGTCAGCACGCTGGTGGACTCGATGCTCGGCTATATACCGGCGGAATTCGGACCGGTGTATCGCTACGCCGAGCAGATCAACATCTCACGCTTCCGCACACTGTTGGTCAAATGGGGTCTGATGGTGGCGCTGGCCCTGCTCACGTCAGCGGTCTACCTGTCCATCGCCCACGGGCTCGGCATGCCCATTCCGCTCGGCTGGCAATTGTGGCTCTATGGGGTATTTGCGATCAGCGCGGTGGGTATCACGTCCAGCTCGCTGATCGCGGTGCTGGGCTCGATGGGTCTGCTGGTCAGCATGTTGATCTTCGTGATTCTCGGATTACCGTCGGCGGGCGCCACGGTTCCGCTGGAGGCGGTGCCGCCGTTCTTTCGCTGGCTGGCCGAATTTGAGCCGATGCACCAGGTGTTCCTTGGCGTTCGGTCGCTGCTGTACCTCAAGGGTCATGCGGATGCCGGTATGTCGCAAGCATTGTTGATGACAGCCTTGGGCATGGCCATCGGGCTGTTGCTGGGTGGTGTCGTCACGCGCATATACGACCGCGGGGGCTACCACCGGATCCCGGGGGCAGTCGGGATGGCGATCGCCGAATGGCACCAAGCGAAACACCAAGCGCGCCTCAGACCACACGAAAATTCAAGCGAGCAAACGTAA
- a CDS encoding pirin family protein, with protein sequence MPATAEIRRAADRAVTTTSWLSSRHSFSFGHHYDPDNTHHGLLLVNNDDLVAPGTGFDTHPHRDMEIVTWVLQGELTHQDSTGNRGVIYPGLAQRMSAGRGILHSEKNDSATKPVHFVQMWVIPDETASSPSYQQHDIDEELLSCDLVTIASGIPGRDAAISLNNRSAALHGARLSPGAAVHLPPAPYLHLYLPRGRLTLEGLGDLEEGDAVRFTGADERRVTAHTSSEVLIWEMHAKLGG encoded by the coding sequence ATGCCTGCTACAGCAGAGATCCGACGGGCGGCTGACCGGGCCGTCACCACGACATCCTGGTTGAGTTCCAGGCACTCGTTCTCGTTCGGCCACCACTACGACCCGGACAATACCCACCACGGGCTTTTGTTGGTGAACAACGACGACCTAGTGGCACCGGGTACCGGCTTTGATACGCACCCACACCGCGACATGGAGATCGTCACCTGGGTACTGCAGGGCGAATTGACGCACCAGGATTCCACCGGTAATCGCGGAGTGATCTACCCCGGCCTGGCCCAACGTATGTCGGCGGGCCGCGGAATTCTCCATTCGGAGAAGAACGATTCGGCAACAAAGCCAGTTCATTTCGTGCAGATGTGGGTAATCCCCGATGAGACCGCCAGCTCACCGAGCTACCAGCAGCACGACATTGACGAGGAACTGTTGAGCTGTGACCTGGTAACCATCGCGTCGGGCATACCCGGGCGTGATGCCGCCATTTCCCTGAACAATCGCAGCGCGGCGCTGCACGGCGCGCGGTTATCGCCCGGCGCCGCGGTCCACCTGCCGCCGGCCCCCTACCTGCACCTCTACCTCCCGCGCGGCCGGCTCACCCTGGAAGGCCTTGGCGACCTCGAGGAGGGCGACGCGGTCCGGTTCACCGGCGCCGACGAGCGGCGGGTGACGGCTCACACGTCGTCGGAGGTGCTGATCTGGGAGATGCACGCAAAGTTGGGCGGCTAG
- a CDS encoding alpha/beta hydrolase, with amino-acid sequence MTTTRTERNFDGVGGVRIVYDVWTPDTRPRAVVVLAHGFGEHALRYDHVAQRFAEAGLATYALDHRGHGRSGGKRVLVRDISEYNADFDILVGIATREHPGLKRILLGHSMGGAIAFAYGVERPDNYDLMVLSGPAVAAQDMVSPLLAVVGKGLGMVAPGLPVQELEVDAISRDPAVVAAYKDDPLVHHGRVPAGVGRAMLQVGETMSRRAPALTAPLLVVHGAEDRLVPVDGSRRLVECVGSTDVELHVYPGFYHEVFNEPERDQVLEDVVCWILKRL; translated from the coding sequence ATGACTACCACTCGCACTGAGCGGAATTTCGACGGTGTCGGCGGCGTGCGCATCGTCTACGACGTCTGGACGCCGGATACGCGGCCGCGAGCAGTAGTTGTGCTGGCGCACGGTTTCGGCGAACATGCCCTCCGCTACGACCATGTCGCGCAGCGCTTCGCCGAAGCAGGGTTGGCCACCTACGCGCTGGATCACCGTGGGCATGGCCGCTCGGGCGGCAAACGGGTCCTGGTTCGGGATATCTCCGAGTACAACGCTGACTTCGACATCCTGGTCGGGATCGCCACCCGCGAACATCCTGGCCTCAAGCGCATCCTGCTGGGGCACAGTATGGGCGGGGCGATCGCCTTCGCTTATGGCGTCGAACGTCCGGACAACTACGACCTGATGGTGCTATCGGGGCCAGCGGTGGCGGCCCAAGACATGGTGTCGCCGCTGCTCGCGGTGGTCGGCAAGGGGCTCGGCATGGTCGCACCCGGGCTGCCGGTACAGGAGCTCGAGGTCGACGCCATATCTCGGGACCCTGCGGTAGTAGCCGCCTACAAAGACGACCCGTTGGTGCACCATGGCAGGGTCCCCGCCGGTGTCGGGCGCGCGATGTTGCAGGTCGGCGAGACTATGTCCCGCCGGGCACCGGCGTTGACCGCGCCGTTACTGGTGGTGCACGGTGCAGAGGACCGGCTTGTCCCCGTCGACGGCAGCCGCCGCTTGGTCGAATGTGTGGGATCCACCGACGTCGAGTTGCACGTCTATCCCGGGTTCTATCACGAGGTTTTCAATGAGCCGGAGCGTGACCAGGTGCTCGAGGATGTGGTCTGCTGGATCTTGAAAAGGCTCTGA
- a CDS encoding DUF2786 domain-containing protein, with protein sequence MTDDKMLARIAALLRQAEGTDNAHEADAFMGAAQRLATAASIDLAVARSHAANRSPAQAPTQRTITIGTAGTRGLRTYVQLFVLIAAANDVRCDVASNSTFLYAYGFAEDIDATHALYASLVVQMVRASDIYLASGAHRPTPTITARLNFQLAFGMRVGQRLAEARDQTRRAATKDRDRPPGTAIALRDKEIELRDYYRSASKARGTWQAARASAGYSSAARRAGDRAGRQARLGNSPELPGARPALRR encoded by the coding sequence ATGACCGACGACAAAATGCTGGCCCGTATCGCCGCACTGCTGCGTCAGGCTGAAGGCACCGACAACGCTCATGAAGCTGACGCGTTCATGGGCGCCGCGCAACGGTTGGCGACGGCGGCATCCATTGACTTGGCGGTGGCGCGGTCGCATGCGGCCAACCGTTCGCCTGCACAGGCCCCGACCCAGCGCACCATCACCATCGGGACAGCGGGTACCCGCGGGCTGCGGACGTATGTACAGCTTTTTGTGCTGATCGCGGCCGCTAACGACGTCCGCTGTGATGTGGCGTCGAACTCGACGTTCCTTTACGCCTATGGGTTCGCTGAGGACATCGACGCGACGCACGCCCTGTATGCCAGCCTGGTCGTCCAGATGGTGCGGGCCTCGGACATCTATCTCGCGTCGGGCGCGCACCGGCCCACCCCGACGATCACCGCCAGACTCAACTTCCAGTTGGCGTTCGGAATGCGTGTCGGTCAGCGTCTGGCCGAGGCCCGCGATCAGACCCGGCGGGCAGCGACCAAAGACCGTGATCGCCCGCCTGGTACAGCTATCGCGTTGCGAGACAAGGAGATTGAGCTTCGTGACTACTACCGCAGCGCGTCGAAGGCGCGCGGCACCTGGCAAGCCGCCAGAGCGTCGGCAGGCTATTCGTCGGCGGCGCGGCGCGCGGGCGATCGGGCCGGCCGCCAGGCCCGGCTCGGCAACAGTCCTGAGCTGCCCGGCGCGCGGCCCGCGCTGC